The following coding sequences are from one Scomber japonicus isolate fScoJap1 chromosome 3, fScoJap1.pri, whole genome shotgun sequence window:
- the padi2 gene encoding protein-arginine deiminase type-2: MTHPRTLRVDYDKTTKVLCVVGSELNVKLHRSAPPRSMYFSVKCTPSVQYSISPPSLETSHLSPIPLNGNSVLLISMSRASQHENDSKLSVRYYGKDKEVLGRAVLHLTALEISLDVDADRDGIVEKNNPNKGSWKWGPNGHGAVVLVNCDSERSYGKKPDTEQDYISKVSDLKDMSVMVLRTKGPAKLPEGYKLTMHISQGDAESVRVFRSRSTEVGNNVLSDKLFNHFVKDYPLVLSSESLSQEVPYLGGVEEMNFYVEGLRFPDKDFDGLISINLSLLEPISSVLPETPIFTDKVVFRMAPWIMTPNTLQPVEVFVCSTSDNYQFLKGMKNLVARSGYKLKICHEYMNRGDRWMQDELEFGYIEAPHHRFPVVLDSPRDGDLMDFPYNELLGPDFGYVTRVAQRKDVSSLDSFGNLEVSPPVTVNGKDYPLGRIIIGVAFPTATKGRNMTKVVQDFLWAQKVQEPIALFSDWLVVGHVDEFMSFVPAPDRKGFRLLLASPDAGYKLFRDLQKDGHGQAKLFEGQGDAEPVTLDEVLSDEGFQAENNYVQSCIDWNRDVLKRELGLDDEDIIDLPILFKLEEDRANEYRAAAYYPDMVNMIVLGKNLGIPKPFGPKVNGRCALETEMCSLMEGLGLTCTFIDDFASYHKLLGEVHCGSNVRREPFDFKWWNLEM, from the exons ATGACGCACCCCCGGACTCTCAGAGTAGATTATGACAAAACTACAAAAGTCTTATGTGTGGTGGGCTCCGAGCTTAACGTGAAACTGCACAG GAGCGCCCCTCCCAGGTCCATGTACTTCTCTGTGAAGTGCACTCCCAGTGTTCAGTACAGCATCAGTCCTCCGTCCCTGGAAACGTCCCACCTCTCTCCCATCCCTCTCAATGGAAACTCAGTACTACTCATCAGCATGAGCCGTGCCAGCCAGCATGAAAATGATAGCAAG ctgtCAGTCCGTTACTATGGGAAGGATAAAGAGGTCTTGGGGAGAGCAGTCCTGCACCTGACAGCACTTG AGATCTCTCTGGATGTGGACGCGGACAGAGACGGTATTGTGGAGAAGAACAACCCCAATAAG GGATCCTGGAAATGGGGTCCTAATGGGCATGGAGCTGTTGTTTTGGTCAACTGTGACTCAGAACGGTCCTATGGGAAGAAACCAGACACCGAGCAGGATTACATCTCCAAAGTGTCAG ATCTGAAGGACATGTCTGTCATGGTGCTGCGGACCAAAGGCCCTGCCAAGCTCCCAGAGGGCTACAAACTCACCATGCACATCTCTCAGGGCGACGCAGAGAGTGTCAGAGTCTTCAGGTCCAGATCCACTGAAGTTGGGAATAATGTCCTAT CAGATAAACTGTTCAACCACTTTGTGAAGGACTATCCACTGGTGCTGAGCAGTGAGTCCTTGTCCCAGGAAGTGCCTTATCTTGGAGGTGTGGAAGAGATGAACTTTTATGTGGAGGGCCTCAGGTTTCCTGACAAAGACTTTGATGGACTCATCAGCATCAACCTCAGTCTGTTAGAGCCCATCAGTTCT GTACTTCCTGAGACGCCTATTTTCACAGACAAAGTTGTGTTCAGAATGGCACCCTGGATCATGACACCCAACACCCTCCAGCCTGTAGAGGTGTTTGTCTGCAG CACATCTGATAACTACCAGTTCTtgaaaggaatgaagaaccTTGTTGCCAGAAGCGGGTACAAACTTAAGATTTGTCATGAGTACATGAACAGAGGAGATCGCTGGATGCAG GATGAGCTGGAATTTGGTTATATCGAAGCACCACATCACCGGTTCCCTGTTGTTCTGGATTCACCTCGAGATGGAGATCTCATGGACTTTCCATATAATGAATTACTG GGACCTGATTTTGGATATGTGACAAGGGTGGCCCAGAGAAAGGATGTGAGCAGTCTGGACTCATTTGGTAATCTGGAAGTTAGTCCTCCCGTCACTGTTAACGGGAAAGACTACCCCCTGGGCAGAATCATCATTGGAGTGGCCTTCCCGAC ggcaACCAAAGGACGGAACATGACCAAAGTAGTTCAAGACTTCCTGTGGGCCCAGAAGGTTCAGGAGCCCATTGCCTTATTTTCTGACTGGCTTGTTGTCGGTCACGTAGATGAATTCATGTCTTTTGTTCCTGCACCTGACAGAAag GGCTTCCGGCTGCTGCTGGCCAGCCCGGATGCCGGCTACAAACTATTCAGAGACTTACAGAAAGATGGTCACGGACAAGCCAAACTGTTCGAGG GTCAGGGAGATGCAGAACCAGTTACGTTGGATGAGGTACTTAGTGATGAAGGTTTCCAAGCTGAAAATAACTACGTACAG agctGCATCGACTGGAACAGGGATGTCCTGAAGAGAGAGCTGGGCCTGGACGACGAGGACATCATCGACCTGCCAATCCTCTTTAAGTTAGAGGAGGATAGGGCAAATGAATACAGAGCAGCGGCTTACTACCCTGACATG GTGAACATGATCGTCTTGGGGAAAAACCTTGGCATCCCAAAGCCCTTTGGCCCCAAGGTGAATGGACGTTGTGCCCTGGAGACAGAGATGTGCTCACTGATGGAGGGCCTGGGCCTCACGTGCACATTCATTGACGACTTTGCCTCTTACCACAAGCTGCTGGGCGAGGTCCACTGTGGCTCCAATGTCCGCAGAGAACCGTTTGACTTCAAGTGGTGGAACCTGGAGATGTGA